The following coding sequences are from one Humulus lupulus chromosome X, drHumLupu1.1, whole genome shotgun sequence window:
- the LOC133803833 gene encoding embryogenesis-like protein: protein MNRTSQISVRKWIFEHPFNQISKPTSSFSLNSFTTDSTQRAADTAAPSPKPGIPSSIISNIHRFLHPTLSNASTQLSARQNLRKYSGGSGGELDQNKEVDTINLKFAEAREEIEMAMESKETVYFNEEAECARAAVKEVLDLFEGLLAKVSESEKAALRRSMGLKIEQLKAELLQLDE from the coding sequence ATGAATCGAACTTCACAGATTTCAGTCCGCAAATGGATTTTCGAACACCCTTTTAACCAAATTTCAAAACCCACTTCTTCATTTTCCCTCAACTCGTTCACAACCGACTCAACTCAACGCGCCGCCGACACAGCTGCTCCGTCGCCGAAACCCGGGATACCCagctcgataatctcaaacatccACCGTTTCCTCCACCCGACTCTCTCAAATGCGTCGACCCAGCTCTCAGCTCGCCAGAATCTGAGGAAGTATAGTGGCGGGTCGGGTGGTGAGTTGGACCAGAATAAAGAGGTGGACACGATCAATCTCAAGTTTGCAGAAGCAAGGGAAGAGATTGAGATGGCTATGGAATCCAAAGAGACTGTCTATTTCAACGAAGAGGCCGAGTGTGCTCGCGCGGCAGTGAAGGAAGTTTTGGACTTGTTTGAAGGGCTTTTGGCAAAGGTTTCGGAGAGTGAGAAAGCGGCATTGCGGAGATCAATGGGGCTTAAGATTGAGCAGTTGAAAGCTGAGCTTCTTCAGCTTGATGAGTGA
- the LOC133805473 gene encoding ankyrin repeat-containing protein At5g02620-like, producing the protein MASSSNTLVITRMDSKLFQAAVNGEIEVFKSTNELRLDLLLTPEMNTVLHVNIIASETQDESFVKEILDMCPPLLLQTNARGETPLLMAARYGHGLIVQLLINRAKLLEQNDHLEMRARSASIHIHIMMMRTRNEEEDTALHEAVRFQHLEVVRILTREDPHFSYSANEAGETPLYIAVEGGYLKLVDQILTNCTSPATQGPIGRNVLHAAVMPVNAALTRMLLGELSNLTKQPDEEGLIPLHHAVGQYIWSGLEIIEMLLEKDESSAYIKNKQGKAALHIAASDYNRGYEIMKKILSRCPDNYEVVDNEGRNFLHYVVTEQSLPTVKLILEHSYLSNYLLDRKDNEGNTPLLHMLATSPKYPENLQALLSHSRVNRMSFNKQNKNILDMAYSLDHKEYNNKREVLEFLYTYPMIRSCIRKSSPIDDGRRQILTNLKKRKDEQKERIRTAIANYRESTLVAATLIATVTFAAGFTLPGGYMSSEAGHRQQAGSAVLSNSIAFRAFMITDTIAMMLSTTAVFINLFMTIASVNQEGNEKFESNYEMSMNFTMCALGFMVIAFVTGMYAVLSLSIALAIATCVIGLSFFVLMFFITKARFKGIDFSLKKFQLIRVG; encoded by the exons ATGGCTTCTTCAAGTAATACCTTGGTTATTACGCGCATGGATTCCAAACTGTTCCAAGCTGCTGTCAATGGCGAAATTGAAGTGTTCAAGAGTACCAACGAACTTCGTCTCGATCTATTATTGACCCCAGAAATGAACACAGTTCTCCATGTCAATATCATCGCTTCAGAAACTCAAGACGAGAGCTTTGTGAAAGAGATCCTAGACATGTGTCCACCGCTGTTGCTGCAAACCAATGCAAGAGGAGAGACTCCATTACTCATGGCAGCAAGGTACGGCCATGGCCTTATTGTTCAGCTTCTTATTAATCGTGCAAAATTACTTGAACAGAACGATCATCTTGAGATGAGGGCCAGGAGTGCCAGTATACACATACACATTATGATGATGAGGACGAGGAATGAAGAAGAGGACACTGCGTTGCACGAGGCTGTGCGGTTCCAGCATCTTGAGGTTGTGCGTATCTTGACGAGAGAAGACCCTCATTTCTCATACTCCGCTAATGAAGCTGGGGAGACTCCACTTTACATAGCCGTCGAGGGAGGGTACTTGAAATTGGTTGATCAAATACTAACCAATTGCACATCACCAGCCACTCAGGGTCCTATTGGCAGAAATGTACTGCATGCTGCAGTTATGCCTGTAAATGCAG CCCTGACAAGAATGCTTTTGGGAGAATTATCAAATCTGACCAAACAACCAGATGAGGAAGGCTTGATTCCTCTACATCATGCTGTGGGGCAGTACATTTGGAGTGGTTTGGAGATTATAGAGATGCTGTTAGAAAAAGATGAAAGCAGTGCCTACATCAAAAATAAACAAGGCAAAGCAGCTCTTCACATTGCAGCTTCCGACTATAACAGAGGTTatgaaataatgaaaaaaattctATCAAGGTGTCCAGATAACTACGAAGTTGTTGACAATGAAGGCAGAAACTTTCTACACTATGTTGTGACAGAACAATCTCTCCCCACAGTAAAATTAATCTTAGAACATTCTTACCTGAGCAATTACCTATTGGATAGGAAAGATAATGAAGGAAATACTCCCTTGCTTCATATGCTTGCAACTTCACCAAAGTATCCAGAAAACCTACAAGCTTTGTTGTCTCACTCCAGAGTGAATAGGATGTCATtcaacaaacaaaacaaaaatattctTGATATGGCGTATAGTCTTGATCACAAAGAATATAATAATAAG AGAGAAGTGTTAGAATTCTTATATACATACCCCATGATAAGGAGTTGTATACGAAAATCATCCCCAATAGATGATGGTAGAAGACAAATATTAACCAATCTTAAGAAAAGGAAGGATGAGCAGAAAGAAAGAATAAGGACTGCAATTGCAAACTATAGAGAGTCTACTCTAGTTGCGGCTACATTGATTGCAACAGTGACATTCGCAGCAGGATTTACGTTGCCCGGAGGTTACATGAGCAGCGAAGCTGGGCATCGACAACAAGCAGGCAGTGCTGTTCTCAGTAATAGCATAGCGTTTAGAGCCTTTATGATAACAGACACAATAGCCATGATGCTCTCTACCACGGCTGTCTTTATCAACCTCTTCATGACTATAGCATCCGTCAACCAAGAGGGAAATGAGAAATTCGAGTCTAACTACGAGATGTCTATGAATTTCACAATGTGTGCCTTGGGATTCATGGTGATAGCATTTGTCACTGGTATGTATGCAGTGTTGTCACTTTCCATTGCTCTTGCCATCGCCACTTGTGTTATTGGATTGTCTTTCTTCGTTCTCATGTTCTTTATAACCAAAGCCAGATTTAAAGGAATTGATTTCAGCCTTAAAAAATTTCAATTGATTAGAGTGGGTTAA